The proteins below come from a single Xenopus tropicalis strain Nigerian chromosome 9, UCB_Xtro_10.0, whole genome shotgun sequence genomic window:
- the antkmt gene encoding protein N-lysine methyltransferase FAM173A — MDEDGVQEVLSSLGGKPVGGWGLLQIAGCSGLAAYTVWALVLMPGFRKVPLKLQVPYLPASAKQVANVMSLLEGRSGKMVDLGSGDGRIVLGAAQRGFHPAVGYELNPWLVRLSYINAWRAGCHGKVSYRRQDLWKVKLHDCSNISVFLAPSVLSLLESKLLAELPDGARVVAGRFPLPTWTPTHTIGDGADRAWAYDIQSIRESAGGRQAGTLV; from the exons ATGGATGAAGACGGGGTGCAGGAGGTGCTTTCTTCCCTGGGGGGGAAgccagtgggggggtgggggctgcTACAGATCGCTGGGTGCTCAGGCCTTGCCGCCTACACTGTCTGGGCCTTGGTCCTAATGCCGGGCTTCAGGAAAGTGCCTCTAAAGTTACAG GTGCCGTACTTGCCCGCCAGTGCCAAGCAGGTAGCCAACGTAATGAGTCTGTTGGAAGGACGTTCAGGGAAGATGGTGGATCTCGGCTCCGGGGACGGCAGAATT GTGCTGGGGGCTGCACAGCGGGGGTTTCACCCTGCAGTTGGCTACGAGCTGAACCCTTGGCTAGTGCGCCTTTCCTACATAAACGCCTGGAGGGCAGGGTGCCACGGCAAGGTCTCCTACCGGCGCCAGGACCTATGGAAG GTCAAGTTACACGACTGCAGCAACATCTCTGTCTTCCTGGCACCGAGTGTG CTGTCGTTACTGGAATCCAAGCTGCTGGCGGAGCTGCCGGATGGAGCGCGGGTGGTGGCCGGACGCTTTCCCCTCCCTACATGGACTCCCACCCACACTATAGGGGATGGGGCAGATAGGGCATGGGCTTATGATATTCAGAGCATCAGGGAATCAGCGGGGGGCAGGCAGGCAGGGACCCTAGTATGA
- the antkmt gene encoding adenine nucleotide translocase lysine N-methyltransferase isoform X1 codes for MPSIPTILLHHSHHPHDSHHPHHSSPFPSSPPFLPFPPILCLLCVDNKSHQHISPGPTVPGPGSFLTSPRAKLVAKLELMLGCFSPLGMDEDGVQEVLSSLGGKPVGGWGLLQIAGCSGLAAYTVWALVLMPGFRKVPLKLQVPYLPASAKQVANVMSLLEGRSGKMVDLGSGDGRIVLGAAQRGFHPAVGYELNPWLVRLSYINAWRAGCHGKVSYRRQDLWKVKLHDCSNISVFLAPSVLSLLESKLLAELPDGARVVAGRFPLPTWTPTHTIGDGADRAWAYDIQSIRESAGGRQAGTLV; via the exons ATGCCCAGCATTCCCACCATTCTTCTTCACCATTCCCATCATCCCCATGATTCCCATCATCCCCACCATTCCTCACCATTCCCATCATccccaccattcctaccattcccacCAATCCTGTGCCTTTTGTGTGTGGACAACAAATCCCACCAACACATTAGCCCAGGCCCTACTGTCCCGGGGCCCGGCAGCTTTCTCACCTCCCCCAGGGCCAAGTTAGTTGCCAAGTTGGAGCTGATGTTGGGCTGCTTTTCCCCTCTAGGAATGGATGAAGACGGGGTGCAGGAGGTGCTTTCTTCCCTGGGGGGGAAgccagtgggggggtgggggctgcTACAGATCGCTGGGTGCTCAGGCCTTGCCGCCTACACTGTCTGGGCCTTGGTCCTAATGCCGGGCTTCAGGAAAGTGCCTCTAAAGTTACAG GTGCCGTACTTGCCCGCCAGTGCCAAGCAGGTAGCCAACGTAATGAGTCTGTTGGAAGGACGTTCAGGGAAGATGGTGGATCTCGGCTCCGGGGACGGCAGAATT GTGCTGGGGGCTGCACAGCGGGGGTTTCACCCTGCAGTTGGCTACGAGCTGAACCCTTGGCTAGTGCGCCTTTCCTACATAAACGCCTGGAGGGCAGGGTGCCACGGCAAGGTCTCCTACCGGCGCCAGGACCTATGGAAG GTCAAGTTACACGACTGCAGCAACATCTCTGTCTTCCTGGCACCGAGTGTG CTGTCGTTACTGGAATCCAAGCTGCTGGCGGAGCTGCCGGATGGAGCGCGGGTGGTGGCCGGACGCTTTCCCCTCCCTACATGGACTCCCACCCACACTATAGGGGATGGGGCAGATAGGGCATGGGCTTATGATATTCAGAGCATCAGGGAATCAGCGGGGGGCAGGCAGGCAGGGACCCTAGTATGA